One region of Coregonus clupeaformis isolate EN_2021a chromosome 31, ASM2061545v1, whole genome shotgun sequence genomic DNA includes:
- the noxo1b gene encoding NADPH oxidase organizer 1b: protein MGDQMRFAISARIIGVMHKEASKIKMFMTSIVWSDESEVIVYRSFLDFKEFHRQLKKRFPLENPFRKRDRVIPKFRAITMRRKIQEKGPSWSMRRMNLLENYCSELLRCEPAVSRSSEVTQFFMPKDHDLQADFTKNSIMILPSEDGVGDMSGQRLSLGNVTHPFVSQSYRCVGPYNTKDTKNRPFKVALDERLDVLIKDPAGWWLVENEDKQLAWFPAPYLEMCEAEEDEDGLDGGTLYCAVRSYSTKMHDEVPVPIGSVVEVLRKSDDGWWLIRYNGRVGYAPSMYLQPYNNPRAGLHTLQRKLHSSSLNLATHMNSSTLNLAFSRDSQSRNCYPPTLYEETGLQQHMSTQPRDERYRTSRLQKTCSLELLSETRPDMAVPPSQREREDLESNPDPANRKSSISCAESSDSDFSSSGRNVRASSSSCSEEEPQSPPNSPRSSPQPGESESGSSIPDKSLSSSPSSRSETGSCKMPTAAPRVPPRPRAQEILTRCTTMTRKAALASRGRLFSLQDTVQTH, encoded by the exons ATGGGAGACCAGATGCGCTTTGCCATCAGTGCCCGGATTATTGGGGTGATGCATAAAGAGGCATCAAAAATCAAG aTGTTTATGACCTCCATAGTGTGGTCTGATGAGAGTGAAGTCATTGTCTACAGATCATTCCTGGATTTTAAGGAGTTTCAC AGGCAATTGAAGAAGAGGTTTCCCCTAGAGAATCCTTTCCgcaagagagacagagtgatTCCCAAATTCAGAG CCATAACTATGAGGAGAAAGATCCAGGAGAAGGGTCCTAGTTGGTCGATGCGTCGGATGAATTTACTGGAAAACTACTGCAGCGAGCTCCTCAGGTGTGAACCCGCGGTGAGCCGCAGTTCAGAGGTCACCCAGTTCTTCATGCCCAAAGACCACGACCTGCAGGCAGACTTCACCAAAAACAG caTCATGATCCTGCCATCGGAGGATGGGGTGGGGGACATGAGCGGGCAGCGTCTGAGCCTGGGCAATGTGACACACCCCTTTGTGAGCCAGTCTTACCGTTGTGTGGGGCCCTACAACACCAAGGATACTAAGAACAGGCCCTTTAAAGTGGCCTTGGATGAGAGGCTGGATGTGCTCATCAAAGACCCAGCAG GCTGGTGGCTGGTGGAGAACGAGGATAAACAGTTGGCCTGGTTCCCTGCTCCCTACCTGGAGATGTGTGAGGCAGAGGAGGATGAAGATGGATTGGATGGTG GAACTCTCTACTGCGCTGTGAGGAGTTACTCCACTAAGATGCATGACGAGGTGCCTGTTCCTATTGGCTCTGTGGTTGAGGTGCTGAGGAAATCAGACGACGGATGGTGGCTCATCAG GTATAATGGCAGAGTGGGCTACGCTCCCTCCATGTACCTGCAGCCTTACAACAACCCACGTGCTGGCCTCCACACCCTGCAGAGGAAGCTGCACAGCTCCTCTCTCAATCTGGCAACCCACATGAACAGCTCTACTCTCAATCTGGCATTCAGCAGAGACAGCCAATCTCGCAACTGTTACCCACCCACCCTGTATGAGGAGACAGGGCTGCAGCAGCACATGTCAACCCAGCCCAGGGATGAACGGTACCGGACCTCCCGTCTCCAGAAGACCTGCTCTCTGGAGCTCCTGTCTGAGACTCGTCCCGACATGGCCGTCCCTCCatcccaaagagagagagaagacctgGAGTCAAATCCGGATCCAGCAAACCGTAAGAGCAGCATCAGCTGTGCCGAGTCCTCTGACTCTGACTTCAGTTCGTCAGGCCGGAATGTTAGGGCGTCTTCTTCCAGCTGCAGTGAGGAGGAGCCCCAGAGCCCCCCAAACAGCCCCAGGTCCTCACCCCAGCCAGGGGAGAGCGAAAGTGGCAGCAGCATCCCAGATAAGAGCCTCTcctccagccccagctccaggTCTGAGACTGGATCCTGTAAGATGCCCACCGCTGCCCCCAGGGTGCCCCCGCGACCCAGAGCCCAGGAGATCCTGACCCGGTGTACCACCATGACACGCAAGGCTGCCCTGGCCTCCAGGGGGAGGCTGTTCTCCCTGCAGGACACTGTCCAGACCCACTAG
- the LOC121548005 gene encoding ATP synthase mitochondrial F1 complex assembly factor 2-like, with amino-acid sequence MLRNLVRLHSRLGHALSPPTVCPRGQVLKLLPLISVNSKSYSIVTERKKFYEDVSISHGEGGMFEINLDRRKLKTPGGKLFTAPNEALAIAVANEWDTQKDTLKFYSMHMTTLCNTALDNPTFRSKDQMITAALKYLETDTICYRVEEPPSLVELQNNEWDPVLNWIEDRYNVVIGSSTSILGPEIPQATMDTFRQHLGSYNLWSLTGLEYVITQLKSVVLAFALIDKHITVEQAVLLSRLEAEFQIGHWGNVEWAHDVDLYELRSRTAAGALFVHFSSECSTVKRNLMQD; translated from the exons ATGCTGAGGAATCTTGTGAGATTGCACAGTCGTCTGGGGCATGCCCTATCTCCCCCCACTGTCTGCCCAAGAGGTCAAGTTCTTAAGCTGCTCCCTCTGATCTCTGTAAACTCAAAATCCTACTCCATTGTCACAG aaagaaagaaattctACGAGGATGTCAGCATATCCCACGGAGAGG GTGGCATGTTTGAGATAAACCTGGACCGGCGGAAACTGAAGACACCAggaggaaagcttttcacagccCCCAATGAAGCCTTAGCCATAGCCGTGGCGAATGAGTGGGATACTCAGAAAGACACGCTCAAGTTCTACAGCATGCATATG accACTCTTTGCAACACAGCCCTAGATAACCCTACGTTCCGCAGCAAGGACCAAATGATCACCGCTGCCCTCAAGTATCTGGAGACTGACACTATCTG TTACAGAGTTGAGGAGCCTCCATCTCTAGTGGAGCTTCAGAATAATGAATGGGACCCTGTGTTGAACTGGATTGAAGACCG GTACAACGTAGTCATTGGCTCCTCCACCAGTATACTAGGGCCAGAGATCCCACAGGCGACGATGGATACTTTCCGCCAGCACCTGGGTTCCTATAACCTCTGGTCCCTGACAG GACTGGAGTATGTGATCACCCAGCTGAAGTCAGTGGTGCTTGCCTTTGCGTTAATTGACAAACACATTACAGTGGAGCAGGCCGTGCTGCTGTCACGACTAGAGGCGGAGTTCCAG ATCGGACATTGGGGAAACGTAGAGTGGGCTCATGATGTTGACCTGTATGAGCTGAGGTCACGTACAGCAGCAGGGGCTCTGTTTGTACATTTCTCTTCCGAATGTTCAACGGTCAAACGCAATCTCATGCAAGACTAA
- the LOC121547510 gene encoding glucose-induced degradation protein 4 homolog — protein sequence MPVPAGYLSNTPMAFTSSASLIPPPLINTHQPGVVASLLYSGSKFRGHQKSKGNSYDVEVVLQHVTMEDSCLCGYLKIKGLTEEYPTLTTFFAGEIISRKRPFLTRKWDADEDVDRKHWGKFQAFYQYAKTFNSDEFDHEEMKNSDYIFMRWKEQFLVPDHTIKDISGASFAGFYYICFQKSTATIEGYYYHRSSEWYQSLNLTHVPEHSAAIYEFR from the exons ATGCCTGTCCCCGCTGGATACCTCAGTAATACCCCCATGGCCTTCACATCCTCGGCCTCGCTTATCCCACCTCCCCTGATCAACACCCACCAGCCCGGGGTTGTCGCCTCGCTTCTCTACAGCGGCTCCAAGTTCCGAGGACATCAGAAGAGCAAAGGCAACTCCTACGATGTCGAGGTTGTTTTGCAG CATGTGACCATGGAAGACTCATGCTTGTGTGGGTACTTGAAGATCAAAGGGTTGACAGAG GAATACCCCACTCTGACTACATTCTTTGCAGGGGAGATCATCAGTAGGAAGCGTCCGTTTCTAACCAGGAAGTGGGATGCGGATGAGGATGTGGATCGCAAACACTGG GGCAAATTCCAGGCCTTCTACCAGTATGCAAAGACATTCAACTCGGATGAGTTTGACCATGAAGAGATGAAGAACTCTGACTACATCTTCATGAGGTGGAAG GAGCAGTTCCTGGTCCCTGATCACACCATTAAAGACATCAGCGGTGCTTCCTTTGCTGGTTTCTACTACATCTGCTTCCAAAAGTCCACAGCCACCATAGAGGGGTACTACTATCATAGGAGCTCAGAATG GTACCAGTCTCTGAACCTCACCCATGTTCCAGAACACAGTGCAGCCATCTATGAGTTCCGGTGA